Proteins found in one Amycolatopsis umgeniensis genomic segment:
- a CDS encoding helix-turn-helix domain-containing protein yields the protein MTRTATNSAHDLVPRPRGAGQAQRLWCSLPAEVARRFRPHADPLARRILEEIQQAVPEYGKPLDGEFGKILVRAIEQAVVSCIDSIGDLGSPPDDWVRLFVEVGKRVHRDGGSLNTLQAAYRAGGRAALRYVAKFGQAHRLPPAVLCIGAEAIFAYVDEISSHSVEGYTLAQATATGTLERRRRRLLELLLATPPSSPATIATMAKAAKWEMPEWVCVVALDPRAEQHQIPAPRVPDDVLLDLEGNEPCLLTPNPGRDLRGLDGRLPGWRAAVGPRVHPADAATSLRWARSTLDLVSRGVLEDRAVTRTSDHLATHWLLLDRFLLDEVSNKVLAPFSGLTVKQQIRLAETLLAWLEHNGSTPDIAQALGIHPQTVRYRVSQLSDLFGERLADPAQRLEIQMTLRAHQLLGTRPPEESTSDD from the coding sequence ATGACCCGAACGGCCACGAACTCCGCACACGATCTGGTCCCCCGCCCTCGAGGAGCAGGGCAGGCACAGCGGCTCTGGTGCTCATTGCCCGCCGAGGTGGCCCGGCGCTTCCGGCCGCACGCCGATCCGCTCGCGCGGCGGATCCTGGAAGAGATCCAGCAGGCCGTCCCCGAGTACGGGAAGCCACTGGACGGCGAGTTCGGCAAGATCCTCGTGCGGGCGATCGAGCAAGCCGTCGTCAGCTGCATCGACAGCATCGGGGATCTCGGCTCGCCCCCGGACGACTGGGTGAGGCTGTTCGTCGAAGTCGGCAAACGGGTGCATCGTGATGGCGGAAGCCTGAACACGTTGCAGGCCGCGTACCGCGCGGGCGGCCGCGCCGCGTTGCGCTATGTGGCGAAATTCGGTCAGGCGCACCGGCTTCCCCCGGCGGTGCTCTGCATCGGCGCGGAGGCGATCTTCGCTTATGTGGACGAGATCTCGTCCCATTCGGTGGAGGGCTACACCCTCGCGCAGGCGACCGCGACGGGCACGCTCGAACGGCGGCGAAGAAGGCTGCTCGAACTGCTCCTCGCCACACCGCCGTCCTCCCCCGCGACCATCGCGACGATGGCGAAGGCCGCGAAGTGGGAGATGCCGGAGTGGGTCTGTGTGGTCGCACTCGACCCGCGTGCGGAACAACACCAGATCCCCGCTCCGCGCGTCCCCGACGACGTCCTTCTCGATCTGGAGGGCAACGAACCCTGTTTGCTCACCCCGAATCCGGGCCGCGATCTGCGCGGTCTCGACGGCAGGCTGCCGGGCTGGCGGGCCGCTGTCGGCCCACGGGTCCACCCGGCCGACGCCGCGACGTCGCTGCGCTGGGCCCGGAGCACCCTCGACCTGGTGAGCCGGGGTGTACTCGAAGACCGCGCGGTGACCCGCACTTCGGACCATCTGGCCACCCATTGGCTCCTGCTCGACCGATTCCTGCTCGACGAGGTGTCGAACAAGGTGCTCGCGCCGTTCTCCGGGTTGACGGTGAAACAACAGATCCGGCTCGCGGAGACGTTGCTGGCCTGGTTGGAGCACAACGGGAGCACGCCGGACATCGCGCAGGCGCTCGGCATCCATCCGCAGACGGTGCGCTACCGGGTCAGCCAGCTGAGCGACCTGTTCGGCGAACGCCTCGCGGATCCCGCGCAGCGTCTGGAGATCCAGATGACATTGCGGGCGCACCAGCTACTGGGCACCCGCCCGCCGGAAGAGTCCACTTCGGACGATTAG
- a CDS encoding MFS transporter → MKSTLVMIALGAFVTTLDNTIVAAGAPSIARDLALDLPTLQWVSIGYMLPFAGLLPVAGTLVDRWGQAATLRAGLLAFGAGAVAGGLATTAWLVISARVLQGAAAAFLVPALLSLLRTNLDARRRAVGATVWTACLAVALALGPTLGGVLSEYLGWGWIFFVNLPFVAAMLMLLRRVATAGRDPATGRPAVLSMLVVTTGMVLVTAAVVELGEGGAVLPTVLGAAGAGFAIWFVLREKRARERLVPGELTGQRVFTGALIVQLLWGLGVSGVFFFTPLLHQESLGLGPGLAGLPLVVVAVAVVAATPLGPWAVPRFGPHRTVAAGLATVAAGLLVLAAVNHLPEVLPRLPGLVLIGAGSALTTPLTSYALEIVAERHAGTASGLLTASRELSSALGVALIGTVLTVVRTAKLEEGTASALASGYTAGLLTAAGLELLGALLALRLLRDRTGQSPSRGDKRGAPFLSSR, encoded by the coding sequence ATGAAATCGACGCTGGTCATGATCGCGCTCGGGGCGTTCGTCACCACCCTCGACAACACGATCGTCGCGGCCGGCGCGCCTTCGATCGCCCGGGACCTCGCTCTCGATCTGCCCACCCTGCAATGGGTGAGCATCGGGTACATGCTCCCGTTCGCCGGGTTGTTGCCGGTGGCCGGAACACTGGTGGACCGCTGGGGGCAGGCCGCGACACTGCGGGCGGGCCTGCTCGCGTTCGGCGCCGGCGCGGTCGCGGGCGGGCTCGCGACGACGGCATGGCTCGTCATCTCCGCGCGGGTGCTGCAAGGTGCCGCCGCGGCGTTCCTGGTACCGGCGTTGCTCAGTTTGCTCCGCACCAATCTCGACGCGCGAAGACGGGCAGTCGGCGCGACGGTGTGGACGGCCTGTCTCGCGGTCGCGCTGGCGCTCGGCCCGACACTCGGCGGTGTGCTGAGCGAGTATCTGGGCTGGGGCTGGATCTTCTTCGTCAATCTTCCGTTCGTGGCGGCGATGCTGATGCTGCTGCGGCGGGTCGCCACCGCCGGTCGAGATCCGGCCACGGGCCGGCCCGCCGTGCTCTCCATGCTGGTGGTGACCACCGGGATGGTCCTGGTCACCGCCGCCGTGGTGGAACTGGGCGAGGGCGGTGCGGTGCTGCCCACGGTGCTCGGCGCGGCGGGAGCGGGCTTCGCGATCTGGTTCGTGCTCAGGGAAAAACGCGCGCGCGAGCGGCTGGTACCCGGGGAACTGACCGGTCAGCGGGTCTTCACCGGCGCGCTCATCGTGCAGTTGCTGTGGGGTTTGGGGGTTTCGGGAGTCTTCTTCTTCACGCCGTTGCTGCACCAGGAATCCCTCGGGCTCGGACCCGGGCTCGCCGGATTGCCGCTGGTCGTGGTGGCGGTCGCGGTCGTCGCCGCGACGCCGCTGGGGCCGTGGGCGGTGCCGCGATTCGGTCCACATCGGACTGTCGCGGCGGGGCTGGCCACGGTGGCCGCCGGACTGCTCGTCCTCGCCGCGGTCAACCATCTGCCGGAAGTGCTCCCGCGGCTGCCCGGGCTCGTGCTGATCGGGGCCGGATCCGCCCTGACGACGCCGTTGACCTCGTACGCGCTGGAAATCGTGGCGGAGCGGCACGCGGGCACCGCTTCGGGCTTGCTCACCGCGTCCCGTGAGTTGTCGAGCGCGCTGGGCGTCGCGCTGATCGGCACGGTGCTGACGGTGGTACGCACGGCGAAGCTCGAAGAAGGTACCGCGTCGGCGTTGGCGAGCGGTTACACGGCGGGCTTGCTGACGGCGGCGGGGCTGGAACTCCTCGGCGCGCTGCTCGCTCTTCGGTTGCTTCGGGACCGGACAGGGCAAAGTCCGTCCCGAGGTGACAAGCGGGGTGCCCCGTTTCTCTCTTCCCGGTGA
- a CDS encoding fatty acyl-AMP ligase, which produces METISETIVAVHGRDDTPGGESFATLLEYWARRLGDEIAVTYLDHRAGSDGRAISLSWRELDDRVEVLATRLAEFATPGERAAILARQSADYVVAFLGAIRAGLVAVPLFAPDLPGHGGRLAAVLADCAPRIVLTTADGIDGVSDFLASTDIERPAVLAVDTPAPVAAGERSWPRPESDGLAYLQYTSGSTRTPAGVMLTHRNALTNARQACDAYAIETGTTSTVSWLPLFHDMGLILGIGAPMAAGAASVLMDPLAFLERPSRWLRALSASPGAISAAPNFAYAYSASRVSEDEKSYLELSRVVSLINGSEPVLPSTIAKFHDAFEECGLRPEVHRSSYGLAEATVLVSVTEAGKAPREVTFDRDRLAAGVATPAAPGTGSTTLVSCGLPAGQRIRIADPVTGALVEPGRVGEIQVNGPNIGVGYWGRPAASAAVFGLPPIDPESGAGWLATGDLGVRHDGELFMTGRLKDLVIVDGRNHYPQDIEQTVETHPAVRPHSAAAFAVEDEDGEAAVVVLERAKATDADIDVATAEIRRAVSAAHGLRPRDVVFLPPGEVPRTSSGKISRVLCRKSYLDGALTARRLG; this is translated from the coding sequence ATGGAAACCATTTCGGAAACGATCGTCGCCGTCCACGGACGGGACGACACACCCGGCGGGGAGTCGTTCGCGACGCTGCTGGAGTACTGGGCGCGGCGGCTCGGCGACGAGATCGCCGTGACCTACCTCGACCATCGTGCCGGTTCGGACGGGCGGGCGATCAGCCTGTCCTGGCGCGAACTCGACGACCGGGTCGAGGTCCTCGCCACGCGGCTGGCCGAATTCGCCACCCCGGGAGAGCGGGCGGCGATCCTGGCGCGGCAGTCCGCCGACTATGTCGTCGCCTTCCTCGGCGCGATCCGGGCCGGGCTGGTCGCGGTCCCGTTGTTCGCCCCCGACCTTCCCGGGCACGGCGGCAGGCTGGCCGCCGTCCTCGCCGACTGCGCGCCGCGGATCGTGCTCACCACCGCCGACGGAATCGACGGTGTCTCGGACTTCCTCGCCTCGACGGACATCGAGCGCCCAGCGGTGCTCGCCGTCGACACCCCAGCTCCGGTCGCGGCCGGTGAACGTTCCTGGCCGCGACCGGAATCGGACGGACTGGCGTACCTGCAGTACACGTCCGGTTCGACGCGGACCCCGGCGGGGGTGATGCTGACCCACCGCAACGCGCTCACCAACGCCCGCCAGGCCTGTGACGCCTACGCGATCGAGACCGGCACGACGTCCACCGTCAGCTGGCTGCCGCTCTTCCACGACATGGGGCTGATCCTCGGCATCGGCGCGCCGATGGCCGCGGGCGCGGCCTCGGTCCTGATGGATCCGCTCGCGTTCCTCGAACGCCCGTCACGATGGCTGCGCGCCCTCTCGGCCAGCCCCGGAGCGATCAGCGCGGCACCCAACTTCGCGTACGCCTACAGCGCTTCCCGTGTGAGCGAAGACGAGAAGAGCTATCTCGAGCTGAGCCGGGTCGTCTCGCTGATCAACGGAAGCGAGCCGGTGCTGCCCTCGACGATCGCGAAGTTCCACGATGCTTTCGAGGAGTGCGGACTGCGCCCCGAGGTGCACCGTTCCTCCTACGGGCTCGCCGAAGCGACCGTGCTCGTCTCGGTCACGGAGGCGGGCAAGGCGCCGCGAGAGGTCACCTTCGATCGCGACCGGCTCGCCGCCGGGGTCGCGACGCCCGCCGCGCCCGGCACGGGGTCCACCACGCTCGTCTCCTGCGGACTTCCGGCCGGCCAGCGGATCCGTATCGCCGATCCGGTCACGGGCGCGCTCGTCGAACCGGGCCGGGTGGGCGAGATCCAGGTCAACGGCCCGAATATCGGCGTCGGCTACTGGGGACGGCCCGCCGCGTCCGCCGCCGTCTTCGGCCTGCCGCCGATCGATCCGGAATCCGGTGCGGGCTGGCTGGCGACCGGGGACCTGGGCGTGCGCCACGACGGTGAGCTGTTCATGACCGGCAGGCTGAAGGACCTCGTCATCGTCGACGGACGCAACCACTACCCACAGGACATCGAACAGACCGTGGAGACGCATCCCGCGGTCCGGCCGCATTCCGCCGCGGCCTTCGCGGTCGAGGACGAAGACGGCGAAGCGGCGGTCGTGGTGCTGGAGCGGGCCAAGGCGACCGACGCCGACATCGACGTGGCGACGGCGGAGATCCGGCGAGCCGTCTCGGCCGCGCACGGGCTGCGGCCGCGAGACGTCGTCTTCCTCCCGCCGGGTGAAGTGCCGCGCACCTCCAGCGGCAAGATCAGCCGGGTGCTGTGCCGTAAGTCCTATCTGGACGGTGCGCTCACCGCACGGCGGCTCGGATGA